In one window of Gemmatimonadaceae bacterium DNA:
- a CDS encoding DUF305 domain-containing protein, whose translation MKATKTQWRLVAAIIAAIGLRTSPGLGQTASVQGQPTPSDRAAMAKAKKDSVNRPYTRPDIDFMRGMIAHHAQALVMAGWARTHGAGPSVQTLCDRITNAQRDEINIMQMWLRDRGQPVPEAKPVPMKMTMDGVEHEMLMPGMLTDEQLKQLDAARGPEFDKLFLRFMIQHHQGAVSMVDDLLKHDGAAQDELVFKLTNDIHVDQTTEIARMRRMLTQIVTGDSP comes from the coding sequence ATGAAAGCAACCAAAACCCAGTGGCGCTTGGTCGCGGCCATCATCGCCGCGATCGGGCTTCGAACTTCGCCCGGTCTCGGGCAGACCGCGTCGGTGCAAGGACAACCGACGCCGAGCGACCGCGCGGCGATGGCCAAGGCGAAGAAGGACAGCGTCAACCGTCCCTACACGCGGCCCGACATCGATTTCATGCGCGGCATGATCGCGCACCACGCACAGGCGCTCGTCATGGCCGGGTGGGCGCGTACGCACGGCGCGGGTCCGTCCGTTCAGACCCTCTGCGACCGCATCACCAACGCGCAGAGAGACGAGATCAACATCATGCAGATGTGGCTCCGCGACCGCGGACAGCCGGTGCCCGAGGCCAAGCCCGTTCCGATGAAGATGACGATGGACGGGGTGGAGCACGAAATGCTCATGCCCGGCATGCTCACGGACGAGCAGCTCAAACAGCTCGATGCCGCGCGCGGCCCGGAGTTCGACAAGCTTTTTCTGCGGTTCATGATCCAACACCACCAGGGCGCCGTCTCGATGGTCGACGACCTGCTCAAGCACGACGGCGCCGCGCAGGACGAGCTGGTATTCAAGCTCACCAACGACATCCACGTCGATCAGACGACCGAGATCGCCCGCATGCGGCGGATGCTCACTCAAATCGTGACCGGCGATTCTCCGTAG
- a CDS encoding YMGG-like glycine zipper-containing protein has protein sequence MRTVRWLVFAPALVAVAACGRGNTADDALKNDLALASQAQAYNPNFNPNEAGYAQQTAPQYASSNAPRAVQTVARQPVYRRPTSTARRSSSSSNSRYYPAPATPPVVVEKHTQRDAAIGAAAGAVLGATTSRDKVKGGLIGAAIGGVLGGVIGNNVDITRKSGW, from the coding sequence ATGCGTACTGTCAGGTGGTTGGTCTTCGCGCCGGCACTGGTAGCCGTGGCGGCATGTGGCCGCGGCAACACCGCCGATGACGCGCTGAAAAACGATCTCGCGCTGGCATCGCAGGCCCAGGCCTACAATCCGAACTTCAACCCCAACGAGGCGGGGTACGCGCAGCAGACCGCGCCGCAATACGCGTCGTCGAACGCGCCGCGAGCGGTGCAGACGGTCGCCCGTCAGCCGGTCTATCGCCGGCCGACGTCCACGGCGCGACGCTCGAGCTCCAGTAGCAACTCCCGCTACTATCCGGCTCCCGCGACACCGCCGGTCGTCGTCGAAAAGCACACGCAGCGTGACGCGGCGATCGGAGCGGCGGCGGGTGCCGTCCTCGGCGCCACGACGAGCCGCGACAAAGTCAAAGGCGGCCTCATCGGCGCGGCGATCGGAGGCGTGCTCGGCGGCGTGATCGGAAACAACGTGGACATCACCCGGAAGTCGGGTTGGTAG
- a CDS encoding redoxin domain-containing protein, which translates to MRFKRSGVLLPIAASAFGAALAGAQQPAAPQPGGAASAPNVGQAAPDFTLPGATRFGVLKEPVRLADYRGQIVVLAFFPKARTKGUTIQMEAYRDQYATLFNAGKKVVVIGISTDADTTQANWAHDSGFPNLFASDPDQAVAKLYGSADNKLDTRNVFVVGPDGKIAARMMKFNVLAGDAYTELGTDVANALKSLGPQH; encoded by the coding sequence ATGCGCTTCAAGAGAAGCGGCGTTCTGCTGCCCATCGCCGCGTCGGCGTTTGGCGCGGCACTCGCCGGCGCGCAACAGCCGGCGGCTCCGCAGCCGGGCGGCGCGGCATCCGCGCCGAACGTCGGCCAGGCGGCTCCCGATTTCACGCTTCCGGGAGCGACCCGGTTCGGCGTGTTGAAGGAACCCGTTCGACTCGCGGATTACCGCGGACAGATCGTCGTGCTCGCGTTCTTTCCCAAGGCGCGGACAAAAGGCTGAACGATCCAAATGGAGGCGTACCGTGATCAGTACGCCACGCTCTTCAACGCCGGAAAGAAGGTCGTCGTGATCGGCATCAGCACCGACGCCGATACGACGCAAGCCAATTGGGCGCACGATTCGGGATTCCCGAATCTGTTCGCGAGCGACCCGGATCAGGCGGTCGCCAAGCTCTATGGCTCGGCGGACAACAAGCTCGATACGCGCAACGTTTTCGTCGTCGGTCCCGACGGCAAAATCGCCGCGCGGATGATGAAGTTCAACGTGCTGGCCGGTGACGCATACACCGAGCTTGGCACGGACGTCGCGAACGCCCTGAAATCGCTGGGGCCGCAGCACTAG
- a CDS encoding DUF4147 domain-containing protein — protein sequence MTAIDVPAAAGRALALELYDAAVAAAAPGPAAARAVDALALERGSRLWIFAFGKAARPMAAAAVTSTLRSLHSIVGGLIVAPDEAPSPYPTIVSMRGDHPLPGRHSFEAAAKIGEIASGRRSSDVAIVLLSGGASSLIGAPVRAISESDFVVLQELLLGSGLDIAAMNTVRKRFSRWGAGRLALALAPATTHCLAISDVAGDDLSVIGSGPCIPDGSTVADVANLLHKANLFARLPAACREYLTGVTRGTVPETPAKAHPAFAHITGRVIMNNRLALHGVAAKADELRLTASIAPERLDGEAARAGEAIARSLIGAASQGANNACLAWGGETTVTLSGSSGATILGGRCQELALAAARVLHQAGADAAGIALLAAGTDGRDGATDAAGAIVDHTTWSAVAEGGRDPANALAAHESYKALRAASALIPRRDTGTNVNDVVVGVIVR from the coding sequence GTGACGGCGATCGATGTGCCGGCGGCCGCCGGCCGAGCGCTCGCTTTAGAGTTGTATGATGCCGCGGTCGCCGCCGCCGCACCGGGGCCGGCGGCGGCGCGTGCCGTCGACGCGCTGGCGCTGGAGCGCGGGTCGCGGCTGTGGATCTTCGCATTCGGCAAGGCGGCGCGTCCGATGGCGGCGGCCGCGGTGACGTCGACGCTTCGGTCGCTGCACTCGATCGTCGGCGGGTTGATCGTCGCTCCGGACGAGGCGCCGTCCCCGTATCCGACGATCGTTTCGATGCGGGGCGATCACCCGTTGCCCGGCCGCCACTCATTCGAAGCCGCGGCGAAGATCGGAGAGATCGCATCGGGCCGGCGTTCGTCGGACGTCGCGATCGTGCTCCTCTCCGGCGGCGCGTCGAGCCTCATCGGCGCGCCGGTGCGCGCGATCAGCGAATCGGATTTCGTCGTGCTCCAGGAGCTCTTGCTGGGCTCCGGTCTCGACATCGCCGCGATGAACACGGTGCGAAAGCGATTTTCGCGTTGGGGTGCGGGCCGACTCGCCCTCGCGCTCGCGCCGGCCACGACCCACTGTCTCGCGATCTCCGACGTCGCCGGCGACGACTTGAGCGTGATCGGGAGCGGGCCGTGCATTCCCGACGGGTCGACCGTCGCCGACGTCGCCAATCTGCTGCACAAGGCCAATCTCTTCGCGCGTCTCCCCGCGGCGTGCCGCGAGTATCTCACCGGCGTCACGCGCGGCACCGTTCCGGAGACTCCGGCCAAGGCGCACCCGGCATTCGCACACATCACCGGCCGCGTCATCATGAACAATCGGCTCGCGCTCCACGGCGTCGCCGCCAAAGCCGACGAGCTGCGACTGACGGCGTCTATCGCGCCTGAGCGACTCGACGGCGAAGCGGCGCGCGCCGGCGAAGCGATCGCGCGGTCGTTGATCGGCGCGGCGTCGCAGGGCGCGAACAACGCGTGCCTCGCGTGGGGCGGCGAGACGACCGTGACGCTGAGCGGCTCGAGCGGCGCGACGATCCTCGGCGGCCGATGCCAGGAGCTCGCTCTCGCCGCGGCGCGCGTGCTTCATCAAGCCGGCGCGGACGCGGCCGGCATCGCTCTCCTCGCTGCCGGCACTGACGGCCGGGACGGCGCCACCGACGCGGCCGGCGCCATCGTCGACCACACGACGTGGAGCGCGGTCGCCGAGGGTGGCCGCGACCCCGCGAACGCGCTCGCGGCGCACGAGTCGTACAAGGCACTGCGCGCGGCGAGCGCGCTCATTCCGCGGCGCGACACGGGCACCAACGTGAACGACGTCGTCGTCGGCGTGATCGTCCGCTGA
- a CDS encoding carbon-nitrogen hydrolase, giving the protein MNAPFTVGIIQDGATGDVTKNVAASIDRIREATSRGAQIVCLKELFDAPYFCKAESAERFDIAEPIPGPTTERMQALAKELSIVLIVPLFEKQARGVYRNSAAIIDADGSLLGVYRKMHIPDDPLFYEKYYFTPGDAAADETLRVAAQANGFRVWKTRYATIGVLICWDQWFPEAARITSLLGADILFYPTAIGWHPSEKSEFGRAQVDAWRTAQRAHAIANGVFVASPNRVGHEDEPGTKGLEFFGHSFIADPFGRVIAEAATDPTTLIATCDPRLIEETRRNWPFLRDRRIDAYAPILSRYIGADH; this is encoded by the coding sequence ATGAACGCGCCATTCACAGTCGGAATCATTCAGGACGGCGCCACCGGCGACGTGACGAAGAACGTCGCGGCGTCGATCGATCGCATCCGCGAGGCCACCTCGCGCGGCGCGCAGATCGTCTGTCTCAAGGAGCTCTTCGACGCGCCGTACTTCTGCAAAGCGGAGAGCGCGGAGCGCTTCGACATCGCCGAGCCGATTCCCGGCCCGACGACGGAGCGGATGCAGGCGCTGGCGAAGGAATTGTCGATCGTCCTGATCGTCCCGTTGTTTGAGAAGCAGGCGCGCGGCGTCTATCGAAACTCCGCAGCGATCATCGACGCCGACGGATCGTTGCTCGGCGTGTATCGCAAGATGCACATCCCCGACGATCCGCTCTTTTACGAGAAGTACTACTTCACGCCGGGCGACGCCGCGGCGGACGAGACGCTGCGCGTCGCGGCGCAGGCGAACGGATTTCGCGTCTGGAAGACGCGCTACGCGACGATCGGCGTGTTGATCTGCTGGGACCAGTGGTTCCCCGAGGCCGCGCGAATCACGTCGCTCCTCGGCGCGGACATTCTCTTCTATCCGACGGCGATCGGCTGGCACCCGTCGGAAAAGTCCGAGTTCGGACGGGCGCAGGTCGACGCGTGGCGGACCGCGCAGCGCGCGCACGCGATCGCGAACGGGGTGTTCGTCGCCTCGCCGAACCGCGTGGGACACGAGGACGAACCGGGCACGAAAGGGCTCGAGTTCTTCGGCCATTCGTTCATCGCCGATCCCTTCGGCCGGGTGATCGCCGAAGCCGCCACCGATCCGACGACGCTGATCGCGACGTGCGATCCGCGCTTGATCGAGGAGACGCGGCGCAATTGGCCCTTCCTGCGCGACCGCAGGATCGACGCCTACGCGCCGATACTCAGCCGCTACATCGGCGCCGACCACTGA
- a CDS encoding agmatine deiminase family protein yields MTVRFPAEFEPHAATWIAWPHHEPDWPGKIEPIAWVYAEIVRVLAKHERVEILCHDEDLRESARKTIEAHGAHDNYRLHVLPTDRVWLRDSGPTGVVDEDGRVRLVNWRFNAWAKYDNYALDAKVGEAVAGITGLSRDEPKRPDNDDRVVLEGGAIDTDGEGTLLVTEECLLSDVQVRNPGLSRDGYEEVFRDALGIRQTIWLGEGCVGDDTHGHVDDVARFTAPGVIALAYEPDPADDENHRRSEDNLDRLRLAGFDRGGNQHVATLPFPRPVTMNGERLPASYANFYVGNGVVIVPTFNDPNDRVALNTLAELFPGREVVGIHAVDLVWGLGTLHCLTQQQPKGR; encoded by the coding sequence ATGACGGTTCGTTTCCCGGCGGAATTCGAGCCGCACGCGGCGACGTGGATCGCGTGGCCGCATCACGAGCCCGATTGGCCCGGAAAAATCGAGCCGATCGCCTGGGTCTACGCCGAGATCGTGCGCGTGCTCGCGAAGCACGAGCGCGTCGAGATTCTCTGTCACGACGAGGATCTGCGCGAGTCGGCTCGCAAGACGATCGAAGCGCATGGAGCTCACGACAACTATCGACTCCACGTCCTTCCGACTGATCGCGTCTGGCTCCGCGATTCCGGACCGACCGGCGTCGTCGACGAAGACGGACGCGTTCGTCTCGTGAACTGGCGCTTCAACGCGTGGGCCAAGTACGACAACTACGCGCTCGACGCCAAGGTCGGCGAAGCAGTGGCCGGCATCACGGGGTTGTCGCGCGACGAACCCAAGAGGCCGGACAACGACGATCGCGTCGTCCTCGAGGGCGGCGCGATCGACACCGACGGCGAGGGCACGCTGCTGGTTACCGAGGAGTGCCTGCTGTCCGACGTGCAGGTGCGCAATCCCGGACTTTCACGCGACGGGTACGAGGAGGTCTTTCGAGACGCTCTCGGAATCCGCCAGACGATCTGGCTCGGCGAGGGATGCGTCGGCGACGACACACACGGCCACGTCGACGACGTCGCCCGATTCACCGCGCCGGGCGTCATCGCTCTGGCATACGAGCCCGACCCCGCCGACGACGAGAATCATCGTCGTTCCGAGGACAACCTCGATCGACTCCGTCTTGCCGGCTTCGACCGAGGAGGGAATCAGCACGTCGCGACACTCCCCTTCCCACGCCCCGTCACGATGAACGGTGAGCGCCTGCCGGCGAGCTACGCGAATTTCTACGTGGGCAATGGCGTGGTCATCGTCCCGACGTTCAACGACCCCAACGACCGCGTTGCGCTGAACACGCTCGCGGAGCTCTTCCCCGGCCGCGAAGTAGTCGGGATCCACGCCGTGGATCTCGTCTGGGGCCTCGGCACGCTGCACTGTTTGACGCAGCAGCAGCCGAAAGGCAGGTAG
- a CDS encoding sigma 54-interacting transcriptional regulator, whose amino-acid sequence MDPVTAPSPRRPVGARDTGFEFAPVIAGSAVMRHTIQTAHRVAGTPVRALMLYGEAGAGKDLLARCIHAAGAGANDPFIAINCASIPSAILEMELFGSDPAHRDAPRRAGALELAGRGTVYLDEIGELPLSLQDRLARSLEEYGVPRLGAAPPTDVPVHCRVIAATRSRLEDAVSAGTFRDDLAARLAVLRIELPPLRERDDDVRLIADHFLSQNQRIRGEARRQIGLDALAVLRAHRWPGNVRELKHVIDRAANSATGPVIGAEHLMINQQRAGASALHGTVSFGDIRIPGEGKRLRDIEREALELTLRLTENNQSAAARILCISRPTLARKLKAYRLRDAQGK is encoded by the coding sequence ATGGACCCGGTGACCGCGCCCTCGCCTCGGCGCCCAGTCGGCGCGCGCGATACCGGTTTCGAGTTCGCACCGGTCATCGCCGGCAGCGCTGTGATGCGCCATACGATTCAGACGGCTCACCGCGTCGCCGGAACTCCGGTGCGCGCGCTGATGCTGTACGGCGAAGCGGGCGCCGGAAAGGACCTGCTGGCTCGCTGCATTCACGCGGCTGGCGCGGGCGCCAACGATCCGTTCATCGCGATCAACTGCGCGTCGATTCCGTCGGCAATATTGGAGATGGAGCTCTTCGGCTCGGACCCCGCCCACCGCGACGCGCCGCGTCGCGCCGGAGCGCTGGAGCTGGCCGGACGGGGCACCGTCTATCTCGACGAAATCGGCGAGCTGCCGCTGTCGTTGCAGGACCGGCTTGCCCGCTCGCTCGAGGAGTATGGTGTGCCGAGACTCGGCGCCGCTCCCCCGACCGACGTTCCCGTCCATTGCCGCGTCATCGCCGCGACCCGATCGCGTCTCGAGGACGCTGTCTCAGCGGGAACGTTCCGCGACGATCTTGCCGCACGTCTCGCCGTGCTTCGCATCGAGCTGCCCCCGCTCCGCGAGCGCGACGATGACGTGCGGCTGATCGCGGACCACTTCCTGTCTCAGAATCAACGCATCCGCGGCGAGGCTCGCCGTCAGATCGGCCTCGACGCGCTCGCCGTGCTCCGGGCTCACCGCTGGCCCGGCAACGTGCGCGAGCTGAAGCACGTCATCGACCGCGCGGCCAACTCGGCCACCGGCCCGGTGATCGGCGCCGAGCATTTGATGATCAACCAGCAGCGTGCGGGCGCGAGCGCGCTCCACGGCACGGTGAGCTTCGGCGACATTCGCATTCCCGGCGAAGGGAAGCGTCTTCGCGACATCGAGCGCGAGGCGCTCGAACTCACGCTGCGCCTGACCGAGAACAACCAGAGCGCCGCCGCGCGAATTCTCTGCATCTCGCGCCCAACGCTTGCGAGAAAGCTCAAGGCGTATCGGTTGAGGGACGCGCAGGGGAAGTAG
- a CDS encoding HD domain-containing phosphohydrolase: MTPTVDILIQQAQLADREGRRDDARALYERALFSLDRSADATIASSLLRWIGRLFRDAGDIDAALDAFEAALTIAELADHDAEIGKAFHEQADIHRRLGNLDRAETLYLQARGRALDTQETRLAAMAAESLSLIAMVRGDHDRALRDHRASLAEYRALGVPKEVLASLRGMARLCTDLERWEDSARTIDEAAQIAEALGDIPERVRIEAQRAALEIARGDFVSAATACETGRSLAERSPEVDALGEIEKHLGAIARETGQFGAAEQHFERAQQIAVDQRDLLLSAETAREHAEACRPQGRLRDALIHLNRGHAILTQLAVAGDVVDVDRRAARLERQFLDVARQWAGSIESKDRHTQGHCERVADLACALAIRDGCESRELFWFRMGATVHDIGKLIIPAEVLNKPGKLAPDEWELIKRHPVAGVEMLAEMDFPGEVGPMVRSHHERWDGQGYPDGLAGEEIPRAARMLCIADVYDALLSKRSYKGALSHEAALEIMRSDPGQFDPALFGLFEDLMRTRAPSMRQRVTAQAHPTPEHRVTPARELTVAGPSDDLTGLLTRRPFIEIANTILGERGTFATMSLIVLDVDEFKQVNDQHGHLQGDAVLRVIAGTLRELAASSGIIGRYAGDEFVILLPHASIDEAGELAERIRATVRRTSIPLRERSGSISATLSIGVAGARPEHRDFDALFAVADRAMYEAKRRGRDTVVSASEGDSTSQGPAINLKHFVGRESESRRLLRILEAVENGPQLVSVVGEAGVGKSSLVRRLAGEARLRAGCLVAGQCSEAGNKPPYAPWAEVLTAIDSLGIVGAREWHELPRLVSSMSTAALAPEANRYALLNEIVWYLRLASETNPVVVLLDDMQWADAGSWDVLEHVMSQLEMEHILLCMTMRTEDMRGPALERRNRLLRDERFNEVPLSRLSDGDLRQWLSGVFGGEASRELSTYLQRYSEGNPLLATQVVRILLDAGVVRFEHGRWGLWSEPSRELTTALSGLMGRRLDRLTPEARSILNTAAVIGRVFDIDLAVAAGAGTEDEVLDALDQGIEHAVLEATDSSGCEFSFTHGLLVDAVRRSINPRRLARIHERVAAAMEERTPDKAPAIAVHYERAGLPLKAYPHAIMAGHEALSMYAQADARRFFEIAERAAPGPGERASALLGLAEVSEIEGRHALTEELCDRALATIGDGSNDHTLLALRRMRERTRSLQGRPARETIAVCTELLEKARSLGDRAEESALLTMISHCQDRLGDGAAAEGVAREAVAAAEAANDSRLLAESFTRLGSAIKDTNATEAQDFYGRALALFHAAGDRSGEARCQINIGKIYQRAGDMAAAEAAYDRGLETAQSAQAGDLAGLASLNLGTLYLRRGQLALAGERYGDALERFAESSNETDRLSTLFNMAHLAREAEDWGTASALYEQVMAVAARIGQPDVELGARAGQALAALAVGARSVAEDAMRWIRANVETRPQWWFQGRDLVDALRIRLAAERGDDAHAMRLLADAVTLAGQHDIYLAAYLVSECAPSLRREVSPLVALIDQLLPEVETFGLTGARKRLINARMSLLASAAA; this comes from the coding sequence ATGACGCCGACGGTCGACATCCTCATCCAACAGGCCCAGCTCGCCGACCGGGAAGGCCGGCGCGATGACGCGCGGGCGCTGTACGAGCGGGCGCTGTTCTCGCTCGATCGGAGCGCCGACGCCACAATCGCGTCATCCCTGCTGCGGTGGATCGGCCGCCTGTTCCGGGACGCCGGCGACATCGACGCCGCCCTCGACGCTTTCGAGGCGGCGCTCACCATCGCCGAACTGGCCGACCACGACGCGGAGATCGGGAAGGCGTTTCACGAGCAAGCCGACATCCACCGGCGGCTCGGCAATCTCGATCGCGCGGAGACGCTCTATCTCCAAGCGCGCGGGCGCGCGCTCGACACACAGGAGACGCGCCTCGCCGCGATGGCGGCTGAGAGCCTGAGCCTCATCGCGATGGTGCGCGGCGACCACGACAGGGCGTTGCGCGATCATCGCGCGAGCCTGGCCGAATACCGAGCCCTCGGTGTGCCCAAAGAGGTGTTGGCGTCGCTGCGCGGCATGGCTCGACTCTGCACGGACCTGGAACGATGGGAGGACTCGGCCCGCACGATCGACGAGGCCGCGCAAATCGCCGAGGCGCTCGGCGACATCCCGGAACGCGTGCGAATCGAAGCGCAGCGCGCCGCGTTGGAAATCGCCCGCGGCGACTTCGTATCGGCGGCCACGGCCTGCGAGACGGGTCGCTCGCTCGCCGAGCGATCGCCGGAAGTCGACGCGCTCGGCGAAATCGAGAAGCACCTTGGCGCGATCGCGCGTGAGACCGGCCAATTCGGCGCGGCGGAGCAGCACTTCGAGCGCGCGCAGCAAATCGCCGTCGACCAGCGCGACCTGCTGCTCTCCGCGGAGACCGCACGCGAGCACGCTGAGGCGTGCCGCCCGCAGGGGCGCCTCCGCGATGCGCTCATCCATCTCAATCGCGGCCACGCCATTCTCACGCAGCTGGCGGTGGCGGGCGACGTCGTCGACGTCGACCGCCGCGCGGCGCGGCTCGAGCGCCAGTTTCTCGACGTCGCGCGCCAGTGGGCCGGCTCGATCGAATCGAAGGACCGGCACACGCAGGGTCATTGCGAGCGCGTCGCCGACCTCGCGTGCGCGCTGGCGATTCGCGATGGCTGTGAATCGCGCGAGCTCTTCTGGTTTCGCATGGGCGCGACGGTCCACGACATCGGAAAGCTCATCATCCCGGCCGAGGTTCTGAACAAGCCCGGCAAGCTCGCGCCCGATGAGTGGGAGCTGATCAAGCGCCACCCGGTCGCGGGCGTCGAGATGCTCGCCGAGATGGATTTTCCCGGCGAAGTCGGGCCGATGGTTCGATCGCACCACGAGCGCTGGGACGGCCAAGGATACCCCGACGGGTTGGCCGGAGAGGAGATTCCGCGCGCGGCGCGGATGCTCTGCATCGCCGACGTCTACGACGCGCTCTTGTCCAAGCGGAGCTACAAGGGCGCGCTGTCGCACGAAGCGGCGCTCGAGATCATGCGCTCCGACCCGGGGCAATTCGACCCCGCCCTATTCGGATTGTTCGAGGACCTCATGCGCACGCGCGCCCCGTCGATGCGGCAGCGCGTCACGGCGCAGGCGCATCCGACACCGGAACACCGCGTCACGCCGGCGCGAGAGCTCACCGTCGCTGGGCCGTCGGACGACCTCACCGGTCTGCTCACGCGGCGCCCCTTCATCGAGATCGCGAACACGATTCTCGGCGAGCGCGGCACCTTCGCGACGATGTCGCTCATCGTCCTCGACGTCGACGAGTTCAAGCAGGTCAACGACCAGCACGGACACTTGCAGGGTGACGCCGTGCTGCGCGTCATCGCCGGCACGTTACGCGAGCTCGCGGCGTCGTCGGGGATCATCGGCCGATATGCCGGCGACGAGTTCGTGATCCTGCTGCCCCACGCCTCGATCGACGAGGCGGGCGAGCTCGCCGAACGCATTCGCGCCACGGTGCGACGGACTTCGATTCCGCTGCGCGAGCGCTCTGGCTCCATCTCGGCGACGTTGTCGATCGGTGTCGCCGGCGCGCGGCCCGAACACCGCGACTTCGACGCGCTCTTCGCCGTCGCCGATCGCGCGATGTACGAGGCGAAGCGCCGCGGGCGCGACACGGTGGTGTCGGCGTCTGAAGGCGACAGCACGTCGCAGGGCCCGGCGATCAACCTGAAGCACTTCGTCGGCCGCGAATCCGAAAGCAGGCGTCTTCTGCGAATCCTCGAGGCAGTCGAGAACGGACCACAGCTCGTGTCGGTCGTCGGCGAAGCCGGCGTCGGTAAATCGTCGCTGGTCCGGCGCCTGGCCGGCGAAGCGCGTCTGCGCGCCGGCTGTCTCGTGGCGGGTCAGTGCAGCGAGGCGGGGAACAAGCCGCCGTACGCGCCTTGGGCCGAAGTGCTCACCGCGATCGACTCGCTCGGCATCGTCGGCGCGCGCGAGTGGCACGAGCTGCCCAGGCTCGTGTCGTCGATGTCGACCGCGGCGCTGGCGCCCGAGGCGAACCGGTACGCGCTGCTCAACGAGATCGTTTGGTATCTGCGGCTGGCCTCGGAGACGAATCCCGTCGTCGTCCTTCTCGACGACATGCAGTGGGCGGACGCGGGGAGCTGGGACGTCCTCGAGCACGTGATGTCGCAACTCGAAATGGAGCACATCCTCCTGTGCATGACGATGCGAACCGAGGACATGCGGGGACCGGCACTGGAGCGTCGCAACCGGCTGCTGCGCGACGAACGTTTCAACGAGGTCCCGCTGTCGCGGCTCTCGGACGGAGATCTGCGGCAGTGGCTGTCCGGCGTGTTCGGCGGCGAAGCGAGCCGCGAACTGTCGACGTATCTACAGCGCTACTCCGAGGGGAATCCGCTGCTCGCCACGCAGGTCGTGCGCATTCTCCTCGACGCGGGCGTGGTGCGCTTCGAGCACGGGCGCTGGGGATTGTGGTCGGAGCCTTCGCGTGAGCTGACGACCGCGCTGAGCGGCCTGATGGGCCGCAGACTCGATCGGCTCACTCCAGAGGCGCGCTCCATCCTCAACACCGCCGCGGTGATCGGGCGCGTGTTCGACATCGACCTCGCCGTCGCGGCGGGTGCCGGTACCGAAGACGAGGTGCTCGACGCGCTCGACCAAGGAATCGAGCACGCGGTCCTCGAGGCGACCGACTCGAGCGGCTGCGAGTTCTCGTTCACGCACGGGCTTCTGGTCGACGCGGTTCGCCGGTCGATCAATCCGCGTCGGCTGGCGCGCATCCACGAGCGGGTCGCCGCGGCGATGGAAGAGCGCACGCCCGACAAAGCGCCGGCCATCGCGGTGCATTACGAGCGCGCGGGTCTGCCGCTCAAGGCGTATCCGCACGCGATCATGGCCGGCCACGAGGCGCTGTCGATGTACGCGCAGGCCGACGCCCGGCGATTCTTCGAGATCGCCGAACGGGCGGCTCCGGGTCCGGGAGAACGCGCGAGCGCGCTGCTCGGATTGGCCGAAGTGTCGGAGATAGAAGGGCGCCACGCGCTGACGGAAGAGCTGTGCGACCGCGCGCTGGCCACGATCGGCGACGGATCGAACGACCATACGCTGCTCGCGCTGCGCCGCATGCGCGAGCGAACTCGCTCGCTGCAAGGACGGCCCGCCCGAGAAACGATCGCCGTGTGCACCGAGCTGCTCGAGAAAGCGCGGTCGCTGGGCGACCGCGCCGAGGAGTCCGCGCTGCTCACCATGATCTCGCATTGCCAGGATCGCCTCGGCGACGGCGCCGCCGCCGAGGGAGTGGCGCGCGAGGCCGTGGCGGCGGCGGAAGCGGCGAACGACTCGCGACTTCTCGCCGAATCGTTCACGCGTCTGGGCAGCGCCATCAAGGACACGAACGCCACCGAAGCGCAGGATTTCTACGGACGCGCGCTGGCGCTCTTCCACGCCGCGGGGGACCGCAGCGGCGAAGCGCGTTGCCAAATCAACATCGGCAAGATTTATCAGCGCGCGGGCGACATGGCGGCGGCGGAAGCCGCCTACGACCGCGGCCTCGAAACGGCGCAGTCGGCGCAGGCGGGCGATCTCGCCGGACTCGCCTCGCTGAATCTCGGGACGCTCTACCTGCGACGCGGCCAGCTCGCGCTCGCCGGCGAGCGCTATGGCGACGCGCTCGAGCGTTTCGCGGAGTCGTCGAACGAGACGGATCGGTTGTCGACGCTGTTCAACATGGCCCATCTTGCGCGCGAAGCGGAGGATTGGGGGACCGCCTCCGCTCTCTACGAGCAGGTGATGGCGGTCGCGGCGCGCATCGGACAGCCGGACGTCGAGCTGGGCGCGCGCGCCGGACAGGCGCTCGCCGCTCTCGCCGTTGGAGCGCGCTCGGTGGCGGAGGACGCCATGCGTTGGATTCGCGCCAACGTCGAAACGCGCCCCCAGTGGTGGTTCCAAGGGCGCGATCTGGTCGACGCGCTTCGCATCCGCCTCGCGGCGGAGCGAGGCGATGACGCACACGCGATGCGGCTGCTCGCCGACGCGGTCACGCTGGCCGGTCAACACGACATCTATCTCGCGGCGTATCTGGTGTCGGAGTGCGCGCCCTCGCTACGCCGCGAAGTCTCGCCCTTGGTCGCGCTGATCGACCAGCTGCTGCCCGAGGTCGAAACGTTCGGGCTGACCGGCGCCCGCAAGCGGCTCATCAACGCCCGAATGAGCTTGTTGGCGAGCGCCGCCGCCTGA